In Vitis vinifera cultivar Pinot Noir 40024 chromosome 11, ASM3070453v1, a genomic segment contains:
- the LOC100251872 gene encoding nuclear pore complex protein NUP43 — protein MATSKAPPSHSLQIHRLPQSQYIDAVRFLPAFSGLDRFAVLALFDTHSSSPSLQIHSLPKSTPPSLNLQSSLSLSSRVSSLSLSLSAHKPLIAASTFSGSLHILLLDFDASVQSEFSVPEKSLHVGAISCVDLQESGVECVSVGEDGRVNLVAFGDGSRLSYRRVWDSDGLVSYTAAKWASPTEFATGGFGFGLQWWDLRKPGGPVSQFKGNWAQRTTSGIVHSIDIHPSRKHTCLAGGSLGTVFAWDLRWQQQPIILSGVGTSEVATHSPCESEVWEVKYDPYMRTSNFGNMSSSRILPAMLCSEDGILAVVEQGEEPIELLAEPCAINSFDIDRQNPSDVICSLEWESIAILSRP, from the exons ATGGCGACATCAAAAGCACCTCCATCACATTCCCTCCAAATCCACCGCCTTCCGCAATCTCAATACATTGACGCAGTCCGCTTCCTCCCAGCCTTCTCTGGCTTGGACCGCTTCGCCGTCCTTGCCCTCTTCGATACTCACTCCAGCTCACCCTCACTCCAAATCCACTCCCTCCCCAAGTCAACCCCTCCATCCCTCAACCTCCAatcctccctctccctctcctccCGTGTctcttctctctccctctccctctccgcCCACAAACCCCTCATAGCCGCCTCCACCTTCTCCGGCTCCCTCCACATCCTCCTCCTCGATTTCGATGCTTCCGTTCAATCAGAGTTTTCAGTGCCCGAGAAGTCGTTACATGTTGGAGCAATTTCTTGTGTTGATTTGCAGGAGAGTGGAGTGGAGTGCGTGAGTGTTGGGGAGGATGGGAGGGTGAATTTGGTGGCTTTTGGAGATGGATCCAGGTTGAGTTATAGAAGGGTTTGGGATAGCGATGGGTTGGTTTCTTACACGGCGGCCAAGTGGGCGTCTCCAACGGAGTTTGCTACGggggggtttgggtttgggcttCAGTGGTGGGATCTGAGGAAACCTGGTGGCCCGGTTTCGCAGTTCAAGGGTAACTG GGCTCAAAGAACAACATCTGGGATTGTACACTCCATTGATATTCATCCATCCCGAAAACACACTTGCCTG GCAGGAGGGTCTTTAGGTACAGTATTTGCCTGGGATCTTCGATGGCAGCAACAGCCAATTATTCTTTCTGGGGTTGGCACGAGTGAGGTAGCAACCCATTCACCCTGTGAAAGTGAGGTATGGGAGGTCAAGTATGACCCTTACATGCGGACTTCTAACTTTGGGAACATGTCATCCTCACGGATCTTACCTGCTATGCTTTGCTCAGAAGATGGGATCCTTGCTGTTGTAGAACAAG GTGAGGAACCCATTGAGCTCCTGGCAGAGCCCTGTGCCATCAACAGCTTTGACATTGATAGACAAAACCCCTCC GATGTGATTTGTAGTTTGGAGTGGGAATCCATAGCCATCTTGAGCAGGCCATAG
- the LOC100267275 gene encoding uncharacterized protein LOC100267275 — translation MLVTQDTFIFNTLPPYLFHIKNGTKFRPTLAQKRDASKNSSTQQQQSILPLRVSNTILARSAIAVLGLGFIDAGYSGDWSRIGVISKETEDFLKLSALLVVPLCLFLIFSISKEPEA, via the exons ATGCTGGTCACACAAGACACCTTTATCTTCAACACCCTCCCACCTTATCTCTTTCACATAAAAAATGGCACAAAATTCAGACCCACACTCGCCCAGAAAAGAGATGCGTCTAAGAATTCAAGCACCCAACAACAACAATCCATCCTGCCTTTGAGAGTTTCAAACACAATCCTTGCCCGCTCTGCCATTGCTGTGCTTGGACTGGGATTCATCGATGCCGG GTACAGTGGAGACTGGTCAAGGATCGGTGTCATCTCCAAGGAGACTGAGGATTTCCTAAAGCTTTCAGCCCTTTTAGTAGTTCCTCTCTGCCTCTTTCTCATATTCTCCATCTCCAAGGAGCCAGAGGCCTGA